In one Winogradskyella sp. MH6 genomic region, the following are encoded:
- the aat gene encoding leucyl/phenylalanyl-tRNA--protein transferase, with protein sequence MHFLTDKIAFPDVSEASFDGLLAIGGDLSSERLIHAYSNGIFPWFEDDEPLLWWSPDPRFVLFPKDLKVSKSMKQILRKNDFKVTVNKDFKSVIEQCAKAKRDGQDGTWITSLMEEAYIKLYQLGYAKSVEVWQDNELVGGLYGVGLGNKVFCGESMFTKVSNASKVGFITFVKNSNYNVIDCQVHTKHLESLGAKHIPRTEFLKFL encoded by the coding sequence ATGCACTTTTTAACGGATAAAATAGCGTTTCCAGATGTGTCTGAAGCTTCGTTTGATGGTTTGTTGGCCATTGGTGGAGACTTGTCTTCAGAACGCTTAATTCATGCTTATTCTAACGGAATTTTTCCATGGTTCGAAGATGATGAACCTTTACTTTGGTGGTCACCAGATCCAAGGTTTGTTTTATTTCCAAAAGATTTAAAGGTTTCAAAGAGTATGAAACAGATTTTAAGGAAAAATGATTTTAAGGTGACTGTCAATAAAGATTTTAAATCGGTTATTGAGCAATGTGCCAAGGCAAAACGTGATGGGCAAGATGGTACTTGGATTACGAGCCTAATGGAAGAAGCATACATAAAATTATACCAATTAGGTTATGCAAAATCTGTTGAAGTATGGCAGGATAATGAGCTCGTTGGTGGGCTCTATGGAGTAGGTTTGGGCAACAAGGTGTTTTGTGGTGAGAGTATGTTTACCAAAGTTAGCAATGCCAGTAAAGTTGGGTTTATAACATTTGTGAAAAATTCTAATTACAATGTAATAGACTGCCAAGTGCATACCAAACATCTCGAAAGTCTTGGTGCTAAGCACATACCTAGAACTGAATTTTTAAAATTCCTCTAA
- a CDS encoding DUF2490 domain-containing protein yields the protein MSYTKTLLVLLACFASLNTLFSQSDFEGLGETSFAVNTNINSNYKVNFAVRSRYYLYQKDDFNFENRQLDFVHFSTLNLDYNHSVSLGVQYRIRESIDGGSNELRLTQQFNYTKKREAIRFGHRVRFEQRILEDLTILRSRYRFALDFPLNGEKLDIGETYIVGSIEALLSNSKNEKPEIDHRTTAHIGWLVSKSLKLQLGMEYRFEAYNLNTEQKLFLLTSGILKI from the coding sequence ATGTCTTATACTAAAACCCTCTTAGTTTTATTGGCATGTTTCGCAAGCCTAAACACCTTGTTTTCTCAATCTGATTTTGAAGGTTTAGGTGAAACGAGTTTTGCTGTAAACACAAATATCAACAGTAATTACAAGGTTAATTTTGCTGTTCGCTCTCGTTATTATTTATATCAAAAAGACGATTTTAATTTTGAAAATAGACAACTCGATTTTGTTCATTTTTCAACCTTAAACCTAGATTACAATCATTCCGTTAGTTTAGGTGTACAATACAGAATAAGAGAGTCTATCGACGGTGGTAGCAACGAGCTACGTTTAACCCAACAATTTAACTACACAAAAAAACGGGAAGCGATACGCTTTGGACATCGCGTACGTTTTGAACAACGGATTTTAGAAGATTTAACCATATTAAGATCACGATATCGTTTTGCTTTGGATTTTCCTCTTAATGGTGAAAAATTAGATATTGGCGAGACTTATATTGTTGGCTCAATAGAAGCTCTTTTAAGCAATAGCAAAAATGAAAAACCAGAAATAGATCATAGAACAACAGCTCATATAGGCTGGTTAGTATCAAAATCGCTTAAGCTTCAATTAGGTATGGAATATAGGTTTGAAGCCTATAACCTTAATACTGAACAAAAGCTATTTCTCCTAACTTCTGGTATTCTAAAGATTTAG
- a CDS encoding DNA-3-methyladenine glycosylase I: MTKHRCGWCVGDPLYEAYHDQEWGVPVYDDDTLFEFLILETFQAGLSWITVLRKRENFREAFDNFDYQKIAKYKQAKIETLLKNEGIIRNKLKVNATVTNAQAFMKIQDEFGSFSKYIWDFVDGKPIKNSIQNYKEAPGNTELSDQISKDLKKRGFKFVGTTVIYAHMQATGMVNDHEVSCFRYNEV; the protein is encoded by the coding sequence ATGACAAAGCACAGATGCGGTTGGTGTGTTGGAGATCCTCTTTACGAAGCCTACCATGACCAAGAATGGGGAGTTCCTGTATATGATGATGACACACTTTTTGAATTCTTAATTCTTGAAACCTTTCAGGCTGGATTGAGTTGGATTACAGTTCTGCGCAAGCGCGAAAACTTTAGAGAAGCTTTTGATAATTTTGACTACCAAAAGATTGCAAAGTATAAGCAAGCTAAGATTGAAACTCTACTAAAAAATGAAGGCATCATTAGAAATAAATTAAAAGTAAACGCAACAGTTACCAACGCTCAAGCTTTTATGAAAATACAGGATGAGTTTGGTAGTTTTTCAAAATATATTTGGGATTTTGTAGATGGTAAACCTATAAAAAATAGTATACAAAATTATAAAGAAGCACCTGGCAATACAGAACTTAGCGACCAAATAAGTAAGGATCTCAAAAAACGAGGATTTAAATTTGTTGGTACCACGGTAATCTATGCACACATGCAAGCTACAGGCATGGTAAACGACCATGAAGTATCTTGTTTTAGATATAACGAAGTTTAA
- a CDS encoding thioredoxin family protein gives MEILENIMTTDIIKESLNKAMSYDEYRTLVTSLVEQQSTTGNEKTEALVEYTKMNDRRMKRWDKTVKLSDDALEKISVYSKKVTWLVITESWCGDAAHIVPVINKVAEQNDTIELKVVLRDENESLMNQFLTNGGKAIPKLIMIDNETDEVVDTFGPRPSVATEMVDVYKTLHGKLTPEFKEDLQLWYNKDKGQSTVEDLVNLLY, from the coding sequence ATGGAAATTTTAGAAAACATAATGACTACAGATATCATCAAAGAAAGTTTAAATAAAGCAATGAGCTACGATGAATACCGAACTTTAGTTACATCTCTTGTTGAGCAACAGTCAACAACAGGTAATGAAAAAACTGAAGCATTGGTAGAGTATACAAAAATGAATGACAGACGTATGAAGCGTTGGGATAAAACGGTAAAACTGTCTGATGATGCTTTAGAAAAGATATCGGTATATTCTAAAAAAGTGACTTGGCTAGTTATAACAGAAAGTTGGTGTGGAGATGCTGCGCATATAGTACCTGTTATTAATAAAGTTGCAGAGCAAAATGACACTATTGAATTGAAGGTTGTTCTGAGAGATGAGAATGAAAGTTTAATGAATCAGTTTTTAACCAATGGAGGTAAGGCAATACCAAAGCTCATTATGATTGATAATGAAACAGATGAAGTTGTAGATACTTTTGGGCCTAGACCATCTGTTGCGACAGAAATGGTTGATGTTTATAAAACGCTTCACGGTAAATTAACACCAGAGTTTAAAGAAGATTTACAACTTTGGTATAATAAGGATAAAGGACAATCTACAGTTGAGGATTTGGTGAATCTATTGTATTAA
- a CDS encoding energy transducer TonB family protein, producing the protein MKYLEQYKAGIITFLLTGTVVLAMFSFQLKQNSKLITENFYELEPEPEIIKEEQELLDVLDGKSTNKAFNEDQEYKEMMRNFKTISANDFERTTKALEEAKTSDIVEESNITKSYANSNAYALNSEETESYKKLQEELNKRLENKKIADEHAKTKSTLTYSLVGRIMQDYDIPRYLCETGGKIIVNIVVNGNGKVTDATINGSSNSNNECLINRALEYAKDVQFDASNKTKQIGTITFSFRGK; encoded by the coding sequence TTGAAGTATTTAGAACAATATAAAGCAGGTATTATCACATTTCTTCTCACAGGAACTGTGGTGTTAGCTATGTTCAGTTTTCAACTAAAACAGAACAGCAAACTCATAACTGAAAACTTTTACGAGCTTGAACCTGAACCAGAAATTATAAAAGAAGAGCAAGAACTCCTTGATGTTCTCGACGGTAAATCCACCAATAAAGCGTTTAACGAAGACCAGGAGTACAAAGAAATGATGCGCAATTTTAAAACCATAAGCGCTAATGATTTTGAACGCACAACCAAAGCTTTAGAGGAAGCTAAAACGAGTGATATTGTAGAAGAAAGTAATATCACAAAATCGTATGCCAACAGTAATGCTTATGCTTTAAATTCTGAGGAAACAGAATCTTACAAAAAACTTCAGGAAGAATTAAACAAACGTCTAGAAAATAAAAAAATAGCAGACGAACACGCTAAAACTAAAAGCACACTCACCTATTCTCTTGTGGGCAGAATCATGCAAGACTACGACATTCCACGCTATTTGTGCGAAACAGGTGGAAAGATAATTGTAAATATTGTCGTAAATGGGAACGGCAAAGTAACTGATGCCACTATAAATGGCTCTTCAAACTCTAACAATGAATGTTTAATCAATCGTGCGTTAGAATATGCTAAAGACGTTCAGTTTGATGCCTCCAATAAAACCAAACAAATTGGTACAATTACATTTTCTTTCAGAGGAAAGTAA
- the truB gene encoding tRNA pseudouridine(55) synthase TruB produces the protein MKTLEDYKEGQVLLIDKPLTWTSFQAVNKLRWAIRKAYSIKKIKVGHAGTLDPLATGLLVICTGKMTKQINTFQGQEKEYTGTFVVGSTTPSYDLETEIDATFPIDHISEDLIHRTTKQFIGKIEQFPPVFSAIKKDGKRLYEFARAGEAVEIKSRKIEISEFEITEINALENSIELNFRVVCSKGTYIRSLAHDFGNALNSGAHLSVLRRTRIGDFEVKNALSPEDFIASLPLK, from the coding sequence ATGAAAACTTTAGAAGACTACAAAGAAGGTCAGGTTTTATTGATTGACAAACCACTAACCTGGACCTCGTTTCAAGCCGTAAACAAACTACGTTGGGCAATTAGAAAAGCGTATTCGATTAAGAAAATAAAGGTTGGACACGCTGGTACTTTAGATCCGCTTGCCACAGGTCTATTAGTGATTTGCACTGGTAAAATGACCAAACAGATTAACACCTTTCAAGGTCAGGAAAAAGAATATACAGGTACTTTTGTTGTTGGTAGCACAACTCCATCCTACGATTTAGAAACCGAAATTGATGCTACCTTTCCGATAGATCATATTTCGGAAGACTTAATTCACCGAACAACCAAACAATTTATTGGTAAAATAGAGCAATTTCCACCTGTGTTTTCAGCGATAAAAAAAGATGGTAAACGCTTGTACGAATTTGCCAGAGCAGGTGAAGCTGTAGAAATTAAGTCGAGAAAAATTGAAATTTCTGAATTTGAGATTACTGAAATAAATGCACTTGAAAATTCAATAGAGCTCAATTTTAGAGTCGTGTGTAGTAAAGGAACTTACATTCGTTCGCTTGCTCACGACTTTGGAAACGCCTTGAATTCTGGAGCACATTTATCGGTTTTAAGACGCACACGTATTGGTGATTTTGAGGTTAAAAATGCACTCAGCCCAGAAGATTTTATTGCCTCACTTCCTTTAAAATAA
- a CDS encoding undecaprenyl-diphosphate phosphatase, which translates to MEIIDAIILGIVQGLTEFLPVSSSGHLELGKAILGDNSLPKESLLFTVVLHFATALSTIVIFRKDILDIIKGILKFEWNEDLQFLSKIVISMIPAVIVGLLFEEQLEALFNGNILLVGIMLIITAILLFLADRAKDTNKSVTFSNAFVIGISQAIAMLPGISRSGATISTSVLLGNDKTKAARFSFLMVVPLIFGKIAKDILGGEITYDSANFTTLGIGFIAAFVAGLFACKWMIALVKQSKLTYFSIYCIIVGLIAIIWSFAS; encoded by the coding sequence ATGGAAATTATTGATGCTATTATCTTAGGGATTGTACAAGGGCTTACAGAGTTTTTACCTGTATCCTCCAGTGGTCATTTAGAATTAGGAAAAGCCATTCTTGGCGATAATTCTTTACCAAAAGAAAGTCTATTATTTACAGTTGTACTTCACTTTGCTACAGCATTAAGTACCATTGTTATTTTTAGAAAAGATATCCTTGATATTATAAAAGGTATTTTAAAGTTTGAATGGAATGAAGACTTACAATTTCTAAGCAAAATTGTAATCTCTATGATACCTGCCGTAATTGTCGGTTTGCTTTTTGAAGAACAACTTGAAGCGCTTTTTAATGGTAATATCTTACTTGTTGGTATTATGCTTATTATTACGGCAATTCTTTTATTCCTTGCAGACAGAGCCAAAGACACTAACAAAAGTGTAACTTTTAGTAATGCCTTTGTTATTGGTATTTCTCAAGCTATTGCTATGCTACCTGGTATTTCTCGATCTGGAGCTACGATTTCTACATCGGTACTTTTGGGTAATGACAAAACCAAGGCTGCTCGTTTTTCATTTTTAATGGTAGTGCCTTTAATTTTTGGGAAAATTGCTAAGGATATTTTAGGAGGAGAAATAACTTATGACAGTGCCAATTTCACAACACTAGGAATTGGTTTTATTGCTGCTTTTGTAGCAGGATTATTTGCTTGCAAATGGATGATTGCTTTGGTAAAACAAAGTAAACTCACCTATTTTTCTATCTACTGCATCATCGTTGGTCTTATTGCTATAATCTGGTCATTTGCATCATGA
- a CDS encoding DUF3098 domain-containing protein, with the protein MGEKKRKEQSKAEFIFGKKNYKFMLIGLACIVVGFILMSGGGSDDPNVWNPDVFSWRRIRLAPTLVLIGFGFQVYAILLNPNKDFKK; encoded by the coding sequence ATGGGAGAAAAGAAACGCAAAGAACAATCTAAAGCAGAGTTTATTTTTGGAAAAAAGAACTACAAGTTTATGCTAATCGGCTTGGCATGTATTGTTGTTGGGTTTATCCTTATGTCTGGCGGAGGTAGCGATGATCCTAATGTTTGGAATCCTGATGTGTTTAGTTGGAGACGTATTCGTTTGGCACCAACTTTAGTTCTTATTGGTTTTGGGTTTCAGGTATATGCCATTCTTTTGAATCCTAACAAGGACTTTAAAAAATAA